From Apium graveolens cultivar Ventura chromosome 9, ASM990537v1, whole genome shotgun sequence, the proteins below share one genomic window:
- the LOC141685484 gene encoding uncharacterized protein LOC141685484, whose product MPLHGDPWSWTCDFFSRGIEVDKAKIDLIKYLHVPPSVKKIRSFLGHAGFYRRFIQDFSKIARPQIILFQEDVLFEFNDNCKLAFEELKLKLTLSPIIQAPNWNLPFEILCDASDYVVGVVLGFGMPRVVISDGGSHFCNRTTEALFRKYNITHKVSTPYHPQTSGQTEPCHLSVELEHKMYWATNKFNMSLDEAALHRKLQLSKLKELRNAVFERARIYKEKTKVFYDKMIQRKNFEIGQKGLLYHFRLRLFPGKLRLRWIGPFKTVEVFSYGAVVIKKDDGNIFKVNGHRLKP is encoded by the exons ATGCCACTTCATGGTGACCCATGGTCTTGGACATGTGATTTTTTTTCAAGAGGCATTGAGGTTGATAAAGCAAAAATTGACTTGATTAAGTATTTACATGTTCCGCCAAGCGTAAAGAAAATTAGGTCCTTTCTTGGACATGCTGGTTTTTATAGAAGATTTATTCAAGATTTCTCTAAAATTGCTAGGCCTCAAATTATTCTTTTTCAGGAAGATGTACTATTTGAGTTTAATGATAATTGCAAGTTGGCATTCGAGGAGCTGAAATTGAAGCTTACATTATCCCCCATCATACAAGCACCTAATTGGAATTTGCCATTCGAGATATTGTGTGATGCTTCAGATTATGTTGTTGGAGTTGTACTTGG GTTTGGGATGCCAAGAGTTGTTATTAGTGATGGAGGATCACATTTTTGCAACCGGACCACTGAGGCGTTGTTTCGCAAGTATAACATCACACATAAGGTTTCTACACCTTATCATCCACAAACCAGCGGACAAACAGAG CCTTGTCATTTGTCAGTGGAACTCGAGCATAAGATGTATTGGGCTACAAATAAATTCAACATGAGCTTGGATGAGGCTGCTTTGCATCGCAAGCTACAATTATCGAAATTAAAGGAGCTACGCAATGCAGTTTTTGAAAGGGCTCGGATTTACAAAGAGAAAACGAAGGTGTTTTACGATAAGATGATTCAACGGAAGAACTTTGAGATTGGTCAGAAAGGTCTCTTGTATCACTTTAGGTTgcgtctttttcctggaaagttgagaTTAAGGTGGATTGGTCCGTTTAAAACTGTGGAGGTATTTTCATATGGGGCTGTGGTGATTAAAAAAGATGATGGAAATATATTTAAGGTGAATGGGCACCGTCTCAAACCATAG